The bacterium genome includes the window CGGTTCGAGCGTTGCTGAGTCAGCGCTTGTTCGCTTCTCGGATGGAGCTTCCGGTCTGGTTGAAGCGCTGCTACGAGCGGCGCATTCCGACCCGCAGACTGCCGGGTGGGCGGAGTCACGAACTCTCTTACGCGTACTGAGACTGGTGAATGGGGCAGATGGCTTGAACGGGGCAGAAACAAAGGCCCGTCAGGCACATTCTTCTGACCACCACCCAACCTATGTTTCAAAGCGGGCTACTGTTTGATCCAGAGATTCCGCCAGGTCCGTCAACTCCGAAGAAGCGCTACTCACCCGACCCGAACAAGTCACCGTCGAGGTGACCTCCTGCTGCATCGTCTGGAGGCTAGAAGCTACCCCGCGTGCGGCGTCAGAGGCTTCGGAGGCGCTGCGCGCGATTTGCGAGGCACCGTCAGCCAGTTTCTCGCCGTTCTTCGCCACTTCGACTGCTCCGCTCGAAGCTTCTTCCACGTTGCGACTGATCATGTTTGCTGCATCCGCAGCAGAAGTCGTCAGGCCGACCATCTCTTCCATGCCGCTGGCCTGTCCCTGTACGGCGTCAGCGATTCCCTGGGAGATGCGATTGATCTCGTCGATGGTCGCGCTGGTGTTCACGATGGCCTGAACGGATGCTTCGGTGCTGGACTGGATTTCTTCGACGCGCTGTCGAATTCCGGTCGTGGCCTCGCTGGTCTGCTTTGCGAGTTCTTTCACCTCGTTTGCGACGACTGAGAATCCGCGCCCGGCCTCGCCGGCGGAAGCGGCTTCGATGGTCGCGTTCAGTGCCAGGAGGTTGGTCTGTTCGGCGATCCGGTTGATCGTCTCGACGACGGCACCGATCTCGTTTGCGGAGACGCCGAGGTTTTCGACGGTTTGATTGGTCTCGCGAGCCGACATGCTGGCTTGCTCGGTCATCTTTGCGGCTTCGCTGGCCTTTTCGCGTACACCCCCTAGCGATGAGGCCACGCGATTTCCGGCATCTGCGGCTGCGGCTACGTCTGCGGCGACGCCCTTCGCATTCGAGGCGATCGTGGTGAGGTTGGTCGAGGTCTGCTCGATTGCGGCTGCGACGTTGCGGACGCTGCCCGAGGACTCCTCAACCATCGAGGCGACTTCGGCGAGGTGATGCTCGAGTTCGGAGGTTCGGGATACGGCGCTTTCGGCCTGTGGGCTCATCCGGTCGGTGGCTCGCGCTAGTTCCTCTGCTACGCCATTCATTTCCCGGGACGCATGCACGACAACGCCTCCGTGTGTCTTGACCTCGCCGATGCTTCCGCGCAAGCCGACGATGAGATCCTGGAGACTGTTCCCGATAACGGCGATTTCGTCTCTTCCGGAGGATCGCAGGTCGAGAGTCAGGTTTCCCTCTGCGGCTGCGGACATCGAATCATCCATCGCATCCAACCGGTTGGTGATGGAGCGGAGAATCAAGAAACCCAGTCCGCCCAGCGCCAGAAGTGAGAAGAACCCAATGGTGAACGAAGTACGAAGCACGTTCGCTCCCATCGCCACGGCCATCTCATCATCCACCGCAGTCGTAACCTCCAGTACACCGCGAACCTGCCCGCGGCGCCAGTCGCGTTTAGGGGTTTCGGGGTGGTTGTTGTGACAAATCACGCATTCCTCGGCGATGAGTTTGTCTGCCATGGCAACGCGGATCTGCTCTTGGCCATCGAGGTACTCGATCCTAG containing:
- a CDS encoding methyl-accepting chemotaxis protein, whose product is MKFDADNWSIAVKLGVPTLAIVAAAVFGLGLYSSWEARRNSLDYAVINAKATLERFKTIRAYYAENVVGKVKSNSDLKIHYDHKNSMDTIPLPATMIHDLSEILRESGQATTLSLYSEYPFPNRSYRELDQFGKDAIEFMKKSPDEIFTRIEYLDGQEQIRVAMADKLIAEECVICHNNHPETPKRDWRRGQVRGVLEVTTAVDDEMAVAMGANVLRTSFTIGFFSLLALGGLGFLILRSITNRLDAMDDSMSAAAEGNLTLDLRSSGRDEIAVIGNSLQDLIVGLRGSIGEVKTHGGVVVHASREMNGVAEELARATDRMSPQAESAVSRTSELEHHLAEVASMVEESSGSVRNVAAAIEQTSTNLTTIASNAKGVAADVAAAADAGNRVASSLGGVREKASEAAKMTEQASMSARETNQTVENLGVSANEIGAVVETINRIAEQTNLLALNATIEAASAGEAGRGFSVVANEVKELAKQTSEATTGIRQRVEEIQSSTEASVQAIVNTSATIDEINRISQGIADAVQGQASGMEEMVGLTTSAADAANMISRNVEEASSGAVEVAKNGEKLADGASQIARSASEASDAARGVASSLQTMQQEVTSTVTCSGRVSSASSELTDLAESLDQTVARFET